The proteins below come from a single Macrobrachium nipponense isolate FS-2020 chromosome 17, ASM1510439v2, whole genome shotgun sequence genomic window:
- the LOC135196280 gene encoding uncharacterized protein LOC135196280, which yields MDDLTCTVCSEVYEGGVREPVVLPLCGHTFCRPCLYNLVDVNPSLKCPTCRKKHKGLSVTQLPTNFTVLTLASNQKHKQQKCEMCEFHGDPVRMWCTTCQKALCGQCLFEGHMTDGHSVVKVQVILMERKQLIEDKAKRILRFIEEEKKNLGKEVHSIAHKLAGIYKRSKILTRYAQDTERILKDVRKTVRLKSVIANENKLESLSPLIGIKSIEDEENTGSTKGTKTSPEPSTDQPGIPVGKEMTLTPSPRSRSKKSHVHRSSRKSVVLPLPVSEADNNNTQNSDISNANETSKLLKFQASPADPGSGADEKFLALDESDTEQDDSLRSNREGDTKNEAGSECQMWPLRRCAPGGNKQWPHINWQDFMTQVPAVQLLVPPENPEVMMQLGVRGTILGRIHIRLWGHLRRAQHFLALCLGTFGPSYKGSKFSNVARKGQPGESLVGGRYITENGISAEGLMDALEWRGRYSGSVTEGVLGGASDGDPKLESFFGICTRDYPEGEYYCPFGEVVSGLEVVQKAVCQDPVTDVVITEVTSAFSRFKDK from the exons ATGGATGACCTGACGTGCACAGTTTGTTCAGAGGTGTACGAAGGTGGTGTCCGAGAGCCAGTTGTCCTTCCTCTTTGCGGCCACACTTTCTGCCGTCCTTGCTTGTACAACCTGGTCGATGTCAATCCATCCCTTAAATGTCCCACTTGTCGAAAGAAACACAAAGGCTTGTCAGTAACTCAACTCCCTACTAACTTCACCGTCCTTACTCTTGCTTCTAACCAAAAGCACAAGCAG CAAAAATGCGAAATGTGTGAGTTCCATGGAGACCCTGTTAGGATGTGGTGCACCACTTGCCAAAAAGCACTTTGTGGACAATGTCTCTTTGAGGGCCACATGACAGATGGCCACTCTGTTGTGAAAGTCCAGGTCATTTTAATGGAAAGGAAACAGTTGATAGAAGATAAAGCCAAGAGAATCCTCAGGTTCAttgaagaggagaaaaaaaatttaggcaAAGAGGTTCATAGTATTGCCCATAAACTAGCGGGTATCTACAAGAGAAGTAAGATCCTGACGCGTTATGCTCAAGATACTGAAAGAATTTTGAAAGACGTAAGGAAGACAGTGCGCCTAAAATCTGTTATAGctaatgaaaataaacttgaaagtCTTTCCCCCTTAATTGGAATTAAAAGCATTGAGGATGAAGAAAATACGGGTAGTACTAAAGGGACGAAAACCTCCCCTGAACCTTCCACAGACCAACCAGGCATTCCAGTAGGGAAAGAAATGACTCTCACACCTTCCCCACGCTCACGCTCTAAAAAGTCTCACGTCCACAGATCCAGCCGTAAATCTGTTGTTCTTCCTTTGCCAGTCTCTGAAGCCGACAACAATAACACACAGAATAGTGATATTAGTAATGCCAATGAAACTTCTAAGCTGCTTAAATTTCAAGCATCTCCTGCTGACCCTGGATCTGGTGCAGATGAAAAATTCCTGGCTTTGGATGAGTCAGACACAGAACAGGATGATTCACTCAGGTCCAACAGAGAAGGTGACACAAAAAACGAGGCAGGTTCTGAATGTCAAATGTGGCCTTTGCGTAGATGTGCTCCTGGTGGTAACAAACAATGGCCGCATATCAACTGGCAGGACTTCATGACCCAG GTTCCTGCTGTTCAGTTATTAGTACCTCCAGAGAACCCCGAAGTCATGATGCAGCTTGGTGTACGAGGTACAATTCTTGGTCGAATACATATCCGTCTCTGGGGTCATCTTCGTCGAGCACAGCATTTCTTGGCATTGTGTCTTGGCACATTTGGGCCCTCATACAAAGGATCCAAGTTCAGCAATGTTGCGAGGAAGGGCCAGCCTGGAGAAAGTTTGGTTGGTGGTCGCTATATTACAGAGAACGGCATTAGTGCCGAGGGTCTAATGGATGCCCTGGAATGGCGGGGCAGATATTCAGGCTCTGTTACTGAAGGAGTGCTTGGAGGTGCCAGTGATGGTGATCCCAAATTGGAATCGTTCTTTGGAATCTGTACGAGAGACTATCCCGAAGGAGAGTACTATTGCCCATTTGGTGAGGTTGTGTCAGGACTCGAAGTAGTGCAGAAGGCTGTGTGCCAAGACCCAGTGACGGATGTTGTTATTACAGAGGTCACCTCTGCCTTCTCAAGATTCAAGGATAAGTGA